A portion of the Bombina bombina isolate aBomBom1 chromosome 9, aBomBom1.pri, whole genome shotgun sequence genome contains these proteins:
- the LOC128640386 gene encoding pulmonary surfactant-associated protein D-like, producing the protein MAVIPRCQSLPDKSTLCPVVQGLPGLNGRDGRDGVIGPKGEPGLAGQTGSPGLRGMPGPSGKAGPQGAKGNQGDKGINGIQGVQGQKGEKGSIGTTGAPGPSGLQGTKGAIGPPGIPGAKGDAGAKGDKGNPGILGQKGEKGSIGSPGLKGEKGSMGSPGATGPTGTPGAKGAAGPTGPPGIAGAKGATGATGEKGTPDSTMAIKVTNLENKITALEKRLSSLHKVSYFQGLVMTSGNKIYVTNGKEADYVTAQATCEKAHGTLPTPLNSGENAALYQVTKTLGRRAYIGINDKNNEGSFVYLNGKPIVYKNWHTKEPNGGKSENCGEITELGQWNDKSCDHKNIIICEFES; encoded by the exons ATGGCTGTGATACCTCGATGTCAGTCTCTTCCTGACAAATCAACATTGTGCCCAGTTGTACAAGGACTTCCGGGTCTCAATGGAAGAGACGGAAGAGATGGTGTTATTGGTCCTAAAGGGGAGCCAG GACTTGCAGGACAAACTGGATCACCAGGATTAAGAGGAATGCCAGGGCCTTCAGGAAAAGCCGGTCCCCAAGGGGCCAAAGGAAATCAAGGAGACAAAGGAATCAATGGTAttcaag gtgtTCAAGGACAAAAGGGAGAAAAGGGTTCAATAGGAACTACAGGTGCACCAGGGCCTTCAGGATTACAAGGAACTAAGGGTGCAATTGGTCCTCCAGGAATCCCAGGAGCCAAGGGTGATGCTGGAGCTAAAGGAGACAAAGGAAATCCAG GAATTCTAGGACAAAAAGGAGAAAAGGGTTCAATAGGTTCTCCTG GACTGAAAGGAGAAAAGGGTTCCATGGGTTCTCCTGGTGCAACGGGTCCAACTGGAACCCCAGGTGCTAAGGGTGCTGCAGGTCCAACAGGTCCTCCTGGAATTGCAGGAGCTAAGGGAGCCACTGGTGCTACAGGAGAAAAGGGAACCCCAG ATTCAACAATGGCTATAAAGGTTACAAACTTAGAGAACAAAATAACTGCTCTAGAAAAACGTCTGTCATCTCTTCATAAAG TGAGCTACTTCCAAGGCCTAGTGATGACATCAGGGAATAAAATCTATGTAACAAATGGAAAAGAAGCAGATTATGTCACTGCACAAGCAACATGTGAAAAGGCTCATGGGACATTACCAACTCCACTGAATAGTGGTGAGAATGCTGCTCTCTACCAGGTGACAAAGACATTAGGCAGGAGGGCATACATTGGTATTAACGACAAGAACAATGAAGGCAGCTTTGTGTATCTTAACGGAAAACCCATTGTTTACAAGAACTGGCACACAAAGGAACCCAATGGAGGAAAAAGTGAAAACTGTGGGGAAATAACTGAACTTGGGCAATGGAATGACAAAAGTTGTGACCACAAGAATATTATTATATGTGAATTTGAATCATAA